DNA from Dokdonella koreensis DS-123:
GAGATGATCGCGGTCGTGGTCCTGATCGCGGTCATCCTGACGGTCGTCTCGGTTTCGTTCTCCAAGAGCCTTTCCAGTGCCAAGGTCCGTGCGGCCAGCCGTGACCTGGTCGCGGCGCTGCGCTACACCCGCGGCCAGGCGATCGTGAAAGGCGAGCAGAAGGTGCTCACGCTGGACCTCGAGCACAACAGCTACCAGGCCCCCAATCGCGGATCGACCGAGCTGCCCAAGGACATGAAGCTGCAGCTGACGACGGCCGAGCAGGAACTGACCGGCGCCAATGCCGGCGGCATCCGCTTCTTCCCGGACGGCAGCTCCACCGGCGGCAACATCGCCGTCCTGATGGGTGAACGGGTCTGGCGCATCAACGTGGCTTGGCTGACGGGCGAGATCACGCTCGACCAGCCGCCTGACTGAACGAAACCCCGATCGGACGGTCTGACAGGCCATGCCACGCCACGCTCCCTTTGCGCCTCGCCACGCTCGCGGCTTCAGCCTGATCGAGATGGTGGCGGCGTTCCTGGTGTTCGCGATCGCGGTCGGCGTCCAGATGCAGATCCTCGCCACGTCGCTGCACACGACGCGGCGCTCGGCCGAGTACACGCAGGCGGCGCTCTGGGCGCAATCCCGGCTCGACGTCGTCGGTGTCGGCGAGCGCATCGAGGAAGGCGATTCCTCGGGCCGCTTCGACGACAAGTACAGCTGGGAGCTGCGCGTCCACAAGGTCGACCCGCAGGGTATCGTGCCGCCGCCGGCGATGGGCGGCGGCATCGCCGGCCTGTCCGCCGAGCAGCAAGTCGCCGCCGCCGCCCAGGTCGGCAACAGCGGCGCGCTGACCATCTCGCCGGTGGAGATCTTCCAGCTCGACCTGACGGTGGTCTGGGGCAGCCGCAGCAAGCCGCACAGCGAGACGTTCTCGACCTTGCGCGCGACCAACCCCGACGACGGCAGCGGTGGTCCCGGCGGCATCAACATGCCCAGCATGCGCACCAGCGCGCAGCCCACCGGCGCCGCTGGCGGCGGACGCAGCAGTGCCGTGCCGGGCACCGGCGGGGGCAAGCGATGAACCGGCGGCCGGTGCGCGGCTTCACGCTGATCGAGGTCATGCTGGCGACGATGCTGCTCGGCCTGCTGCTGGCCGGCACCTACGGCGCGATCCGCACCACGGTCAAGGCGATGCAGTCGGGCGAAAGCGCGGTCGACACGATCAACCGGATCCGGGTCGCCCAGGAATTCATCCGCCGGCAGATCAGCCGCGGCATGCCGCTGGGCTTCGATCGCGACGACAGCACCGGCGTCAATTTCGTGTTCGAGGGCAAGCGCGACTTCATGCGCTTCGTCGCCCCCATGCCCGGCTACCTGTCGAAGGGCGGCCCCTATGTGCAGACGTTGGAACTGGCCAACGTGCGCGGCGGCAAGGAACTGCTCTTCACGCATGCGATGCTGAACGGCTTCGACCTGCGCCAGCTGCGCGAGGAGGACCAGGAGCCGGTCATGCTGGTCGACCGCATCCGCGGCGGGCGCTTCGAGTATCGCGGCTTCACCGAGGAAGGCGAGCTCGGCGACTGGCAGGACGACTGGGAGGATCCCAGCCTGACCCCGGTCATGGTGCGCATCCGGCTCCAGCTGCGCGACGACAGCCAGGTGGTGTTTCCGGACATGGAGATACCGCTGGTCCTCGACGTCGGCTCGATGCGGCGTCCGTACACCGGCCGGGACGGTGCCCAGCCGCCGCCGCTGCCGGGGCAGCCCGGGCAGCCCGGACAGCAGTCCTACGGTGTCCCGCAGAAATTCGGCCAGGGGCAGGTCCGATGAGCATCCGGCCGTTCCGGTCCCGGCAGCGAGGCATCGCGTTCATCCTGGTGCTGTGGGTCATCGCGATGGTGGCCGTGCTGCTCGGCAGCTTCTCGATGATCGCCCGCACCGAGAACCTGCAGTCCCGGCACCTGTTCGAGACCACCCAGGCGCGCTATGCCGCCGAGGCCGGCCTGAACCTGGCGGTCTACCAACTGCGCATGCACGACCCGATGCAGCGCTGGCAGGGCGACGGCCGCAGCTACCGGTTCGGCTTCGGGGAGGCCGAGGTCGAGGTCCGCATCACCGACGATGCCGGCAAGATCGACATCAACACGGCCGACATCATGGTCCTGACCAACCTGCTGGCCTCCACCGGGATCGAGCTGGAGAAGGCCCAGGAACTGGCCGATGCGATCGAGGATTGGCGCGATCCGGACGACCTGGCCAAGCCGCTCGGTGCCGAGGCCAAGGACTACAAGGACATCGGCCTGTCCTACGGGCCGCGCAACGGCCCGTTCGAAACCGTCTCGGAGCTGCAGCAGGTCCTGGGGATGACCTATGAGATCTTCACCGCGCTGGAGCCGGGCATCACGATCTACTCGGGCCGCAACACGCCCAGCGCCGCCTATGCACCGCTCGAGGCGCTGCGCGCCTTGCCGGGGATGACCACCGACTACGCCCAGCAGCTGATCC
Protein-coding regions in this window:
- a CDS encoding GspH/FimT family pseudopilin — its product is MHACRSRPRGFTLIEMIAVVVLIAVILTVVSVSFSKSLSSAKVRAASRDLVAALRYTRGQAIVKGEQKVLTLDLEHNSYQAPNRGSTELPKDMKLQLTTAEQELTGANAGGIRFFPDGSSTGGNIAVLMGERVWRINVAWLTGEITLDQPPD
- a CDS encoding type IV pilus modification PilV family protein, whose product is MPRHAPFAPRHARGFSLIEMVAAFLVFAIAVGVQMQILATSLHTTRRSAEYTQAALWAQSRLDVVGVGERIEEGDSSGRFDDKYSWELRVHKVDPQGIVPPPAMGGGIAGLSAEQQVAAAAQVGNSGALTISPVEIFQLDLTVVWGSRSKPHSETFSTLRATNPDDGSGGPGGINMPSMRTSAQPTGAAGGGRSSAVPGTGGGKR
- a CDS encoding prepilin-type N-terminal cleavage/methylation domain-containing protein, whose product is MNRRPVRGFTLIEVMLATMLLGLLLAGTYGAIRTTVKAMQSGESAVDTINRIRVAQEFIRRQISRGMPLGFDRDDSTGVNFVFEGKRDFMRFVAPMPGYLSKGGPYVQTLELANVRGGKELLFTHAMLNGFDLRQLREEDQEPVMLVDRIRGGRFEYRGFTEEGELGDWQDDWEDPSLTPVMVRIRLQLRDDSQVVFPDMEIPLVLDVGSMRRPYTGRDGAQPPPLPGQPGQPGQQSYGVPQKFGQGQVR
- a CDS encoding general secretion pathway protein GspK; its protein translation is MSIRPFRSRQRGIAFILVLWVIAMVAVLLGSFSMIARTENLQSRHLFETTQARYAAEAGLNLAVYQLRMHDPMQRWQGDGRSYRFGFGEAEVEVRITDDAGKIDINTADIMVLTNLLASTGIELEKAQELADAIEDWRDPDDLAKPLGAEAKDYKDIGLSYGPRNGPFETVSELQQVLGMTYEIFTALEPGITIYSGRNTPSAAYAPLEALRALPGMTTDYAQQLIQQRQMLQPGSPELQSLTLPDGTPLMADGGGLTYSVRCRATLSNGASAELDATVRMGGAGAAGRPYAILRWRDGENS